One Saccharopolyspora erythraea NRRL 2338 genomic region harbors:
- a CDS encoding trans-sulfuration enzyme family protein — protein MSEFHLDTRAVHTPIPRPDGASRPLGVPIYQNHIFAFDDPEAQDAAFRGEPEAFVYNRYGNPTVDALEKAVAGLEGGAAALAAASGMGAISTVLLGSLSSGDHVIAQRGLYGATLALLADLAQRWGVEVTHASGHDVEEMRAALRPNTKLLYLETIGNPTTRIADLPGLFAVAREHGVMSVVDNTFATPVLCRPIEHGADVVVHSTTKYIGGHGDTLGGIAVFADRERHRRIRDYSCQLGATAAPIPAWLALRGLRTLSLRVQRQCDNAKLLAERLSADPAVTAVHHPSLESHPDRELAVRLLDGGAGGGVLGLDLAGGREAGRVFSDALRLALAAVSLGDVKTLVSHPAGTSHRQLDERQLEAVGIGPGTVRIAVGIEHPEDLWADVRQALRKVH, from the coding sequence ATGAGCGAGTTCCACCTCGACACCCGCGCCGTTCACACCCCGATCCCCCGACCGGACGGGGCAAGCCGCCCGCTCGGTGTCCCGATCTACCAGAACCACATCTTCGCCTTCGACGACCCCGAGGCGCAGGACGCCGCCTTCAGGGGCGAGCCGGAGGCCTTCGTCTACAACCGGTACGGCAATCCCACGGTCGACGCGCTGGAGAAGGCCGTCGCCGGACTGGAAGGCGGTGCGGCGGCGCTGGCCGCGGCATCGGGCATGGGTGCGATCAGCACCGTGCTGCTGGGCTCGCTCTCCTCCGGCGACCACGTCATCGCCCAGCGCGGCCTCTACGGCGCGACGCTGGCGCTGCTGGCCGACCTCGCCCAGCGGTGGGGCGTCGAGGTGACGCACGCGTCCGGGCACGACGTCGAGGAGATGCGGGCCGCGCTGCGGCCCAACACCAAGCTGCTCTACCTGGAGACGATCGGCAATCCCACCACCAGGATCGCCGACCTGCCGGGGCTTTTCGCGGTCGCGCGGGAGCACGGGGTGATGTCGGTCGTGGACAACACCTTCGCGACCCCGGTGCTGTGCAGGCCGATCGAGCACGGCGCCGACGTCGTCGTGCACTCCACCACCAAGTACATCGGCGGGCACGGCGACACCCTCGGCGGGATCGCGGTCTTCGCCGACCGCGAGCGCCACCGGCGGATCCGCGACTACTCCTGCCAGCTCGGCGCCACGGCGGCGCCGATCCCGGCGTGGCTGGCGCTGCGCGGACTGCGGACGCTGTCGTTGCGCGTCCAGCGGCAGTGCGACAACGCGAAGCTGCTGGCCGAACGCCTGTCCGCCGATCCGGCCGTCACCGCGGTGCACCACCCGAGCCTGGAGTCCCACCCCGACCGGGAACTCGCGGTCCGGTTGCTCGACGGCGGCGCCGGGGGCGGTGTCCTCGGCCTCGACCTCGCGGGCGGCCGGGAAGCGGGGCGGGTTTTCAGCGACGCGCTGCGACTGGCGCTCGCCGCCGTGTCGCTCGGCGACGTCAAGACGCTCGTCTCCCACCCCGCCGGCACTTCGCACCGCCAGCTCGACGAGCGGCAGCTGGAAGCGGTCGGCATCGGGCCGGGGACCGTGCGCATCGCCGTGGGCATCGAACACCCCGAAGACCTGTGGGCCGACGTGCGGCAAGCACTGCGCAAGGTCCACTGA
- a CDS encoding MFS transporter, whose amino-acid sequence MSAQPVTEREPVLIRSARDVTELVNSGAARGSHARMIVLLALGGIFLDAYDLTSLAYGITDIREQFQLGPAGAGAVTASISVGAIFGAWLGGYLVDRLGRYRVFMADMLFFVVSALGCAVAPNAEVLVFFRFLMGFGVGMDIPVAMAFLAEFSRLRGRGSKGSRTAAWSPAWYVATSACYVVIMALYFLLPDAHHDLLWRFTVGFGAVPAVVILLVRKKYMNESPSWAADQGDLERAAHILRRSYGVNAVVADDAEAKAPRTRQAGGLRDFARLFHRRYRSRTLQAMVIGLGQTFGYNAIAYGLPIIIASLLGQGALNTISASLVLNLVFAVTGGLLGIRLANSAGAWPMTVAGFATQFVALVALALIGKPSETAWVLAALFMLGAFMFAQASGPGAHFMSFASLSYPTSMRGTGIGFNQGVVRVGATLSLFFFPVLSSALATGVFWVIALAPAMGLAALLVKRWEPVGYDADAAQG is encoded by the coding sequence GTGTCCGCCCAGCCGGTCACCGAGCGCGAGCCGGTGCTCATCCGCTCGGCCCGCGACGTCACCGAACTGGTCAACTCCGGCGCCGCGCGCGGCAGCCACGCCCGGATGATCGTGCTGCTCGCGCTGGGCGGCATCTTCCTGGACGCCTACGATCTGACCTCGCTGGCCTACGGCATCACCGACATCCGGGAGCAGTTCCAGCTCGGCCCGGCCGGCGCCGGCGCGGTGACGGCGTCGATCAGCGTCGGGGCCATCTTCGGTGCCTGGCTCGGCGGCTACCTGGTGGACCGGCTCGGCCGGTACCGGGTGTTCATGGCCGACATGCTGTTCTTCGTGGTCTCCGCGCTCGGCTGCGCGGTGGCGCCCAACGCCGAGGTGCTGGTCTTCTTCCGGTTCCTGATGGGCTTCGGCGTCGGCATGGACATCCCGGTCGCCATGGCGTTCCTCGCCGAGTTCTCCCGGTTGCGCGGCCGGGGCAGCAAGGGCTCGCGCACGGCGGCGTGGTCGCCTGCCTGGTACGTGGCCACCAGCGCCTGCTACGTGGTGATCATGGCGCTGTACTTCCTGCTGCCCGACGCCCACCACGACCTGCTGTGGCGGTTCACCGTCGGGTTCGGCGCGGTGCCGGCGGTCGTGATCCTGCTGGTGCGCAAGAAGTACATGAACGAGTCCCCGTCGTGGGCCGCCGATCAGGGCGACCTGGAGCGCGCCGCGCACATCCTGCGCCGCTCCTACGGCGTGAACGCGGTGGTGGCCGACGACGCCGAGGCGAAGGCACCGCGCACGCGGCAGGCCGGGGGCCTGCGCGACTTCGCGCGCCTGTTCCACCGCCGCTACCGCTCCCGGACGCTGCAGGCGATGGTCATCGGGCTGGGCCAGACCTTCGGCTACAACGCGATCGCCTACGGCCTGCCGATCATCATCGCGAGCCTGCTCGGCCAGGGAGCGCTCAACACCATCAGCGCGTCGCTGGTGCTGAACCTCGTCTTCGCCGTGACCGGCGGCCTGCTGGGCATCCGCCTGGCCAACAGCGCGGGCGCGTGGCCGATGACGGTGGCCGGGTTCGCCACGCAGTTCGTCGCGCTCGTCGCGCTCGCCCTCATCGGCAAGCCGTCGGAGACCGCCTGGGTGCTGGCCGCGCTGTTCATGCTCGGGGCGTTCATGTTCGCCCAGGCGTCGGGTCCTGGTGCGCACTTCATGAGCTTCGCCTCGCTGAGCTACCCGACTTCCATGCGCGGCACGGGAATCGGCTTCAACCAGGGCGTGGTGCGCGTCGGTGCGACGCTGTCGCTGTTCTTCTTCCCGGTGCTGAGCAGCGCGCTGGCCACCGGCGTCTTCTGGGTCATCGCGCTGGCACCGGCGATGGGCCTGGCCGCACTGCTGGTCAAGCGCTGGGAGCCGGTCGGCTACGACGCCGACGCCGCGCAGGGGTGA
- a CDS encoding response regulator has protein sequence MIRVLVADDEPLARAGVRTALEADPGIEVVAEAAGGHEALELARTHRPDVALIDIAMPGVDGIAVADELGRTMAGTRVLLLTELREESHIPCSLTAGASGFLLKSAENGEPAEGVRSAAGGGVALTPEIARWIVEQLGAAGSPAANTTRARELIVGLTPREREILALLGRGLTDAQIARRMHVVEGTVEVFVDTILRSVQVHNRVQAALIAHEAGLVEREPV, from the coding sequence ATGATCCGAGTACTGGTGGCCGACGACGAACCGCTGGCCAGGGCCGGCGTGCGCACCGCGCTCGAGGCCGACCCCGGCATCGAGGTGGTGGCCGAGGCGGCCGGCGGCCACGAGGCGCTCGAGCTCGCGCGTACGCACCGGCCCGACGTCGCCCTGATCGACATCGCCATGCCGGGCGTGGACGGCATCGCGGTCGCCGACGAGCTCGGACGGACCATGGCCGGCACGCGCGTGCTCCTGCTGACCGAGCTGCGCGAGGAGTCCCACATCCCGTGCTCGCTCACCGCCGGCGCCTCCGGGTTCCTGCTCAAGTCCGCGGAGAACGGGGAGCCGGCGGAGGGCGTGCGGTCGGCCGCCGGGGGCGGTGTGGCGCTCACACCCGAGATCGCCCGCTGGATCGTCGAGCAGCTCGGAGCCGCCGGGAGCCCGGCGGCGAACACGACCCGGGCGCGCGAGCTGATCGTCGGTCTGACCCCGCGCGAACGCGAGATCCTCGCGCTCCTCGGCCGCGGACTGACCGACGCCCAAATCGCCCGGCGGATGCACGTCGTGGAAGGCACCGTCGAGGTCTTCGTGGACACGATCCTGCGCAGCGTGCAGGTTCACAACCGCGTCCAGGCGGCGCTGATCGCCCACGAGGCCGGACTGGTAGAGCGCGAACCGGTCTGA